Below is a window of Aeromonas veronii DNA.
CTTGAGCAGGGTTGCATTATCTGCATCGAAAAAGAAACTGGAAAACTCCACCCGCCCTTCATTCCTCACCTGAGCCAGCAGATTTTCCAGTTTCTCCGGATCGCTCGGCAGGTTGCGCACATCGATACTGACAGCCAGCTTGTCATACTGGCTCTCGACCGAGACAATTAGCTGGGGCAGCAGATTAACCGGCAGGTTGTCCACACAGTAGTAACCCAGATCTTCCAGCACTCGCAGGGCTACCGTTTTACCGGAGCCCGAACGTCCACTTACCACGATTAACTGCATCTTGTTCCCTCACGCCAAAACGGGTGTCGCATCCTTGGCCTGCGGTCAGGCCGAGGTCATGATCTGATAGAGCTCTTCATCGCTGGTTGCCTGACGCAGCTGGCGGCAGACCGCCTTGTCACCCAGCTTGGAAGCCATCAGAGAAAGGGTCTTGAGATGCTGCTTGCACTCGCTTTCAGGCACCAGCAAGGCAAACAGCAGGTCAACCGGTTGATTGTCGATGGCGTCGAAAGGAATAGGGTCGGCAAAGGTCATCAGGATCGCGGTTGGCGGGAACTCATCGTCAATGCGACCGTGGGGGATTGCAATACCGGCACCGATCCCGGTACTGCCCATTTTTTCGCGGGCCAGCAAGCATTCGAACAGCGCCTGGCGGGAGGTGCCAAGGCGTTCGGCGGCCAGCTCGCTGATGATTTCGAGGGCGCGTTTCTTGCTGGTACAAGGGACTGCACTCTTGGTGCAGTCCCGACTCAGTATGTGTTCAAGTTGCATAGTTATTTTTTATTTAACTTATCTTTGTGCTTGATGATCTGCCTGTCCAGCTTGTCGAGCAAGATGTCTATCGCAGCATACATATCGGCATGTTCAGAGTTGGCAAACACTTCGCCACCGCTGACGTGCAATTTGGCTTCCGCTATCTGGTTCAGTTTTTCCACGCTAAGCACCACATGAACATTGTTGATGTGGTCAAAGTGACGCTCGAGTTTGGCAAATTTGTTATTCACATAATC
It encodes the following:
- the ptsN gene encoding PTS IIA-like nitrogen regulatory protein PtsN, with protein sequence MQLEHILSRDCTKSAVPCTSKKRALEIISELAAERLGTSRQALFECLLAREKMGSTGIGAGIAIPHGRIDDEFPPTAILMTFADPIPFDAIDNQPVDLLFALLVPESECKQHLKTLSLMASKLGDKAVCRQLRQATSDEELYQIMTSA
- the hpf gene encoding ribosome hibernation promoting factor — protein: MQINLTGHHVEITEALRDYVNNKFAKLERHFDHINNVHVVLSVEKLNQIAEAKLHVSGGEVFANSEHADMYAAIDILLDKLDRQIIKHKDKLNKK